CGCTGCAGCAAGAAAGGCCATGAGCAAAAGCTCAGCTGTGGTGCTGCAACATAATGTCAAATGTTTGTCAGCAGGTATATCCCTGCATTTCCATCTGTAAATAGTATACCATACCATGTGCTATGTGGAGCACAAACGTTGTACTTAGTCTGAAAAGCTGTTTCCGAAATTCTGTTGTAATTTGTGAAGTGTTCTTGATGTAGAATGCTTAAAAAAAGGTACACATAAATAAGTAATGATGATGAATGTTTTATGCCAGAGAAAAGATAAATGGACATCTGACTGCACACCATTCATTCCACCTGGAGggtgaaataaaaacattgcaatgTTTCCGTTTCTCTGCTTGGATGTTAACAAGGAAGTGCCCTCTTCGTTTTCCAGTATATTTGATTAAAATGCTGTAGCTTGCCATCCCTATCTTAAGAATGCTTGACACACTTCACAGGGTGCTGGCAATTACCTAAACTGTGAACACTAGCCATCGTGTACATACATGGGCATACGCGCACATCACCACAGGACAGTTGGAGGCCTTGATTAAAAATAATCTTGGTAGTTAATTAAATATGGCTGTTCTATCGCTAGGGTCTAAGCTTGACAGGTGGAGGCTAAGGACACTAATTAAGTCTCCTGGCTCTCTAAGTGGAGCCACTGGAGTCTCGACAAGAGTACAGCACACAGCTGAGGgtttacacacacgcacacgtttgGGAGAATTCCATAGGCCTAATTATAGTCCATCTGGTTGTACAAGAGGTCAAATAAAACTCAGACAAAATACTTGGTTTAATCTTTATACATTATACTAGTCACCAGTTCAGATACACACACGTTTATATTACGAGAAGAACACAAAATACAGATACTGAAACTTTTTACTGGTTTACCTAACCTGCAGGTTGGGGAACAGCTGGTCATGGGTTTGTCTTCAGGGATGCCTGGTGTACAGAGTTTGAACTGCCCTGTGAGAGGAGGCTGGCCAAGCTTAGAGACACTGGGCTGGATTCAATCCATATCACAGAGGTATTGCGTTACAGCGttattgaaatttaaaggcaatgttcccatgTTAGTGGAAactgcattcacagtaaacaaTGCAtttgtcggctcaatcggaaattacctttacatttctattgtGCGATCTGTAACATTTCAGttatacagattgaatagagccctttgTTGTGTTTCTCATTGGGACTAATTCGATTTAGCTACCAAACATATTAGTGTACAGCGACAACTGTCCAAGGGGTACATCATAGATTGTGTCCCATACTACCATCGGGTAGAAGTAAAGTGGTGTGTGCTCATATCAATGTGAGCACTGGGAAGAGTTTAGGAGGGTGGCTGTTAGTTTGATCTGGCTCTCGCTCTGCCTTTCTCAGTGAAGACAAACCCTCTGAGAGAGCCTTTCCACGCGCGACTCATAAAGATTCATTATTGCTTACAGGAACAAAGCGTTTTGTGGACACAGTGCAGAGTCATGAGAGCAATTGATTGACATAGGAAAGGGtagaggagaaaggggaagagaccTGAACTGTGTGGTCTTTTACTATCATCAGGGAAAGTGTCATACTGGCATGAGGGGGTCCTTTGTACCGCAGCAGTGGGTGAGAAAGAGAAGAACTGTGGGTTAAGCGAGCCAGCAAGTTTAGCTGAAGAACTATAGAGTTCAATTTTCTGTTTATGGCTTGGTTAAGGTTCAGTGTCTTACAAACGACTGAAGCTATCAAAGACTGTGAGGAGGTGACCATTTTGACATTTCAGTGGATGGTCCTTGAGGAGCATTTAAATTCCCATGTTCCCTTGTCACTCAAGCACTGCTAACgtatacaactctccttccaaagGTGTCACatgaacagtacagtacattgcTGGGGGCTGTGAAGCTTGATATCAACACAGAATATTGGTGATTTTATATAGCAGACGTATAAGACAGGCCACATGCATACTCTCAACACGTACCCATACGCCTGCACACATTCGtacttacatgtacataataTGAATGTACTACTATTTCAATAAGCAATTGGTGCCCCGTGTGAGGAATGTTTAGGATGGGAAAGATGTGCACTTTTTTTTGCTCTCAAAAAGAAGCAGAAAGCTCCAAAAAGCAGGTGATGTGAGTGGGGCTGGGGGTGGGGCTGAGGTAGGGGAGACTCGGGGCATTTGATAACTACCTTTATATATTCAACTTTATGGTTGTCTTTCATAATTGGTCAGAAAATGGCAATTAGTGTGGTCCGCTGTTCCGAGAGTCGAAATGCAGGTGTTGGTTACACAAAGAGAAAGATGCAGAAGCATGGGCATCTTTTAACCCGAAAGGCAGTGCGCTTATTCACATCCTGCTCCTTCAGAGTGGAACACCAGGATAGAATGCTCAGATTTGTGAGGATACGGTGGTAAGCTGATAAATTATAGATTATTTCCTCTCCCACGATCAACAAAACACCTCCAGAATATTGTCTTCCAGGTGTACTGCATCCAGAAATGGTTTTCTTACATCCACACAGGGAGCGTCACTACAAGTCCAGAACACCACTACTGTCTCAGTCCTATTGGGCCATCTATGAAGGTCCCGGGAGGGCTCCATGTACATTCTACAACTGGAATACATTCTGCTCTCTGGAGATGCTTAATGGTGACTGTCCAAATGGTCTTCCGTAAATGACCACCATGCTTTTCAGTGGGTAGGCCAGCAGGCGACCGATGACTAGTTGTTTCAGAGGAGCAGTAAGCAATGACAGTGATTGggaactgactgactggctggggatGTTTCTCCGTGTGACTGTGGGTCACTGAGGTGGTTTGGTCACTTGTTTCCTGTGCCCTTGTCTCCTGCCCCTGGGAACTCAATGAGACTGGAGCGGGTGAGGTTTTTAAACAAAAGTATAGAAATGGCACAATGTGTTAGTAAAAGTGAAAATGTCAGGAATGGCACATACAATTCCTGTTTTCTTAAGGGTATAAAGATGGGTTTTTCCCAACAGCGAGAATTAACCTTCTTTGATAAATATTGAATGGTGGTTGCCTGGGCCAGGAGAGTGGAGGCACATTTTATAGAACCTAGTCATTGCTAGATAGCAtttactattttatttttataaacttttatttaacgagacaagtcagtttaagaacacattcttatttacaatgacggcctaggaacagtgccttgttcaggggcagaacagattttttaccttgtcagctcagggattcaatctagcaacacTTCTGGTTacggtccaatgctctaaccactaggctacctgctgaaaCTATGGAGTTTCAGAAAAAATACCATTTACATTTGAAAGGCTAATGAGATTAAGATTAATTTACTATATTTGTCAAACCAGAGATGAAGACTTTGACATTGATCATGCTTATGCTCTATTGTTGTTAGTGAAATTATAAAGCAGCATAGTGTTTGGTTAAGTAGCCCATGGAAGTGATATGACACACATGGGTCCGCATTGTAATGGGAAGCTTCGAAGGGACTTTGTCGACTGAGGCTCAAAATTTCCATCCATTTTTCTTTTACAGGAAATGGTCTTAAGTGACAGATATTGAAGGCATATGTTCTGCTGCTTTGTCTTAACTATTCTGGACCAGTAAGTCTTGCAATGCCTGATAGGGAACTTACTCACACCCAACCTGTTGGGAAAGACTTCTCGTCAATGAGAACATCTTGTGTTTAGTGTTATGTAACCATCAATTTGACAGGCATAGCACGGACTGATTAATGTCTGCTCTTGGATGATGTCATCCCCAACATTATAAATAGAATATCATTTCTTAATAATATCCCCTTTTAGATGCCATTATCCTCTATTGCAACCCCATCTGGAATACATATCGGTCTATACATGTTGGATTTATTCAGGTAAGTGACCACTAATCTTATAATCCTGTATTAACTACTCCCATTTATGGAGATGGAGTGAGTTGATAATGTGTATTCCATTATGAAtctgagtacagtacagtatgtgtttgcAATATGGGCCAGGAGCAGTAAATTGTTATGTCCGGCCTCCTGAATGGGGCTGTGTGGCTATGGGGAGGGGTAGGTGCATGTAGAGATGAACGGACGGATGGACAGGGTGGTGCCAGTGTCATGGATGGGGAGTTTATGATGGATAGATGAATGACTGTAGTCAGATAAAGGaaggggcaggagagagaggagcaagtgGAGATTATGTCACATCATCAGACTCTGCTGCTGTTGGGTAGGTGGGGGAGGGCCACCCCAGGCCTTCTCTCAGGGCAGCGCTGGGGGTAGGGCACACTACGGGTGGAGTGCAGCAGGCCGGGGAGCTCCCTGGGCGCTCGGCCCCAATCCCGGGACCACCACCCCCATCTGGGGCTCACGCACTTCATCCTCCGGGTGTGCCTCCCCGCGTAGCCAAACAGGGCGGCCGCCAGGGGCCATTGTCCATCTGATCTGGGATCCTGGCAGGTGGGGACTCTGAGTTTAGGCCGGGGCTTGTGCCTGGAGCCCTTTAGCCCCTCTTCTAGACAGGGCAACCAGGCCGCGCCATGGCCCCCGGCAGGCATGAGGTTCTGGGTGAGGCCTAAGGACGGGGACGGGTGTGAGCTGGCCAGGGGGAGCCTGATCGGACCCTCCTCTCCCAGCGTGGGCCCCAGCAGGCCTAGGCTGGTTCTGTCCGTCAATGAGTCCATGCGGTCTTCATAGCCCAGGTCGGCTGGAGCCGAGCACTGCTGCAGGAAACAGTGACTCTTCCCCCCAACGTCCGCGGTGCCCCCGTCCTGGCATGCCATCTCCCCTtgcccttcctcctccacctcctcatcctctatttcctcccctgccccctcctcctctcccgggGGGGGCGCGCGGAGGTCTCTAAGGAAGACCACAATGACGGAGATGTTGTCGCTGGAGCCAGCATCGCGGGCCGAGGCCACCAGCTTGTGGGCCACCATGGTGCTGTCGCCACTGTTCTCCGTCAGGTGGTCGCTGACCACACGCACCGCCTCATCAGGACTGACTGTGTCGTAGAAGCCGTCGCAGGCCAAGATCAGGTAGTCCTCCGTGCCGTCCAATGTGACTATGTGGTGGTCGGCATCGCCAGAGATGTAGGGCTTGTGCTCATTGTCGCCTGTCAATcaccaagagaaagagagataagaaAGAGGGAAACAAATCATATattgtaaaaaaatgtatcattGAAACATTTGTCAAAGTGCTGAACAGCAACCTGGGCATAAACACCCCAAAGAGCTGAAAGCAATATAATTTGATATTCCGTGCTGCTGTTTCTGTCATGTACACCATGCTATGCATCTGTTTTGAAATCAAGGTGGAGAAAAACCTATAATACATTTTaatttaataaataataatataatatctgCTGCTTGCCGCCTTTGCATTCTGTTCAGCCTTTTGTGACTAATGTAGTTATATAAACATGTAAATGAATATCAGTGTAGCAatatctgttctctctcctctcctgcatgCAGTAGGAAACAGTTCTAATGTAGCAGCTACAGTATTTCCTGTCGAGGAAGTAGTTGTTTTGATATCAGATTAGGGAAGCTTTAGGATTTGGGAACAGAAGGTCACAGTAGGGCTTCCTCACTAGCCACCACTAAAATAGCTACCGGGAAATAATACTAGAAGCGAGCCTCAAGTTGCCTTGTGAATCAGTGCTTGAGGTCAATTAGAATTGAGGTCAGTGGTCTCCCGATTGGTGCAGTGAtgtaagacactgcatcacagtgttagctgtgccactagagattctgggttcgagtccaagCTCTATAGCAGCCTGtcgcgaccaggagacccatggggcggcgaacaattggcccagcatcgtctgggttaggggagggtttggccggcagggatgtccttgtcctatCGCGCACtaacgactcctgtggcaggcagGCACGCTGACACGGTAGCCAGTTGTATGGTGTTTTCctttgacacattggtgcggttggcttccgggttaagtgggcattgtgtcaagaagtagtgcggcttggttgggttgtgtttcggaggacacatggctgtAAATATctaattggataccatgaaaaaggggtaaaaaaaaaggtCAGTTAACTGAAATTCCAATCAATAATTGAAAAAAGTGCATCTAagctatttaaaaataaaaatcccTTCCTGAATGGAATTACTTCAATTTGAAATGACCCCAACCCTGTTGTGTATGTGAATAGGTACAGGATGGATTCTAAGGCAGTCTTTACAGTCAATTCCTATGTTGATGCCAGTGATGTTGTAGTATTGGAGCTGTGAGATTATTCCATTAAGATTTAAATAGCTGCTGGGAAATCAGACTGGTTACGTACACTTGTGTATGCATATAGGTACAGGCAACTCCCACCCCCCACCTCTGGGTTGCTATTTGTCTCCCACTCAGCACTGTGTCTGCTGGCCCTTGGCTGTGGCCCATTAGACTCTGTCATGACCTCTCTGCTCTGGCGCTCGCATAATCACCCAAATAGTTTAGACTGATTATGGGCCTCCTGCTAAGTATGCAGGCACACATACGCACTCTCAGCAGGACACACCTACACGACATACTACGACCCCTTGCTGACCTCTCAATTTTATCAACACTCTTCTCATTCACGCTGGCGGTgaccaaggtaacacacacacacaccctccaaccaGAGGAGGTCCAGGGGAGACTCAGCAACAGACATGGTACAGCAGCTGCAGTCTGTATATTGTACTATATATGGTAATTGTATAAGGCAGAGAGTGATTGTTGGTGTACCTATGGCTCTGGATACGGACAGGCTGCCATTAACCCTCCATGTGCCGAACCAGATGACACAGCCTCCCAGAGCTTCAATACGCTGCTTCTCATCctgtagtgggagagagaaagatggtatTATGTATAACggtatgtgtttgtatatgtgaCAGACAGTGAACAGTGAACAGTAATTAAGTGAGTGTGttttgcgtgtgtgtctgtgtgcattacCTCTCTGTCAGGCTTATGAGGCTTCATCAGTTCCACGGCCTGGCCCTTCTTGACCAGCATGACCTGAGAGTCCCCCAGCCAGGCCACGTACAGGGTCCGTCCCCTCAGGAAGGTCACCACCCCCGTGGTGCCGCAGCGCAGGttctgacacgcacacacacacacacacacacacacacacacacacacacacacacacacacacacacacacacacacacacatttagacaTAAATACATGAGTGTACAGTAATAACTGTTTACTATGATTCACAGAAATGTTACATCTATTAGAAGCAAATTCTGAACAGTAATAACAAATGCTCAGACATTTGAACTAACCTTGCCTCTCTGCAGTTCTACAATACCAGTAGTATTGAAATTAAACCTTCAAGATTAATGTGGCCAATGTTTGAGCCCTTACCTCCATCTTAGCTTTCCGGATGAAGCGTTCGTCAGTGACTCTGAAGGCGCGACAAAGGGCCTCCCCTGGATCCTGGCTGAAGCACTCCTGGTGCACCATGTTGACGTGGAGGTGGTTGGCGGCATAGATGGCAGCGTCCACGCCCCCGTGGCCATCGAACACGGCGAAGAAGGCCTGCTCCTCCTGGTCCTAAAAACACACAGTGTAAGGTCAAAGGTTAAAACAGTATGACCTGCAATGTCATATAGCTTCAATATTTCTTCCCTTCATTGGAGTCATCACTTGTTCTAACATGATGGTGATTCATGTATAGTGACTCCCATGCTTTGTAAACATCAGAGTATGAAGCAATGCAAAGCATTCATCTGTCCAATCTCAATCATCTTTACAACAAGGTTCCATAAACAAACTTAACTGGTCATAGTAAATTTAAATTACCATTGGGTATACAGCATAGTTGTGTGTCACTCTCGTGACGTTGTGCGTTTTCCATGAATGGCATGTGTAGTGCCTCGTCGCGAATATGCAAATCCAAATATAACCGGTTTGTGTCTCCACTCATCCATCTGCTTTAATTAACTGGGGTTTAATGCCAATTAGCCAGCTTACCCACCACTAGCACGCTTAATAGAATGGATAAACATTTGATCCGACAGAATAATTATCTCATTATATGAGGATCTTTGAgctggtgtgtctgcctgtctgggaTGTCTCTTTGGTCGGTTGGTTCAGAAGGGTTGTGAGGGAATTATCCATAATCATTTGGAATGACTGGCAAATCAATAAGGATAGGATTTCAATGACATATCTGATTGACTCTGTGTGACTCAGATAACATGCCATTATCAGcctggggtgtggtgtgtgtgtgtcagtctgtcaatctgtgtgtgtgtgtgtgtgcgtgtgtgtgtgtgtgtgtgtgtgtgtgtgtgtgtgtgtgtgtgtgtgtgtgtgtgtgtgtgtgtgtgtgtgtgtgtgtgtgtgtgtgtgtgtgtgtgtgtgtgtgtgtgtgtgtgtgtgtgtgtgtgtgtgt
Above is a genomic segment from Oncorhynchus masou masou isolate Uvic2021 chromosome 12, UVic_Omas_1.1, whole genome shotgun sequence containing:
- the LOC135550748 gene encoding protein phosphatase 1E-like, translating into MAGSAAEEKTFRRFLELFLREMRPPLQENDPVPMRPLSDLTSADEVEGECLDMCLQHLCKYNCPFSLAAALARSTADSVLQSDLSIYHIQKTVEDGVDPFPQIESVAFARLIFNKLCETCCLWLKDFPYRRRPQPYYETSIHAIKNMRRKMEDKHIVIPDFNTLFNIQDQEEQAFFAVFDGHGGVDAAIYAANHLHVNMVHQECFSQDPGEALCRAFRVTDERFIRKAKMENLRCGTTGVVTFLRGRTLYVAWLGDSQVMLVKKGQAVELMKPHKPDREDEKQRIEALGGCVIWFGTWRVNGSLSVSRAIGDNEHKPYISGDADHHIVTLDGTEDYLILACDGFYDTVSPDEAVRVVSDHLTENSGDSTMVAHKLVASARDAGSSDNISVIVVFLRDLRAPPPGEEEGAGEEIEDEEVEEEGQGEMACQDGGTADVGGKSHCFLQQCSAPADLGYEDRMDSLTDRTSLGLLGPTLGEEGPIRLPLASSHPSPSLGLTQNLMPAGGHGAAWLPCLEEGLKGSRHKPRPKLRVPTCQDPRSDGQWPLAAALFGYAGRHTRRMKCVSPRWGWWSRDWGRAPRELPGLLHSTRSVPYPQRCPERRPGVALPHLPNSSRV